A window of the Janthinobacterium agaricidamnosum NBRC 102515 = DSM 9628 genome harbors these coding sequences:
- a CDS encoding site-specific integrase, protein MPDKPIQPIPGTQRQLGPAVSSTLSPELAQRQRAFLAAATSDNTRRAYRSAIHHFQQWGGVLPATEATVIRYLLAYAQELNPRTLALRLTALSQWHSYQGFRDPASTPTVRKTMSGIQRLHGKPKKKAKALPLEDMQRIAAHLASLDTLKARRDNALLQLGFFGAYRRSELSTLEVAHIAWQAEGIVITLPRSKTDQLGEGVVKAIPYGDGACCPATALRTWLEAAGIQSGPLFRTISKWGAVGARALHAGSINTVLEDSAKQAGLDYVPDLSSHSLRRGMATSAHRAGADFLSIKRQGGWRHDGTVHGYIEEAGRFDDNAAGSLLRPKRPG, encoded by the coding sequence ATGCCAGATAAGCCGATCCAGCCCATCCCCGGCACCCAGCGGCAGCTGGGACCTGCCGTTTCCAGTACACTCAGCCCGGAATTGGCGCAACGCCAGCGCGCTTTTCTGGCCGCCGCCACGTCGGACAACACGCGCCGCGCCTACCGCTCGGCGATCCACCATTTCCAGCAGTGGGGCGGCGTGTTGCCGGCCACCGAGGCGACGGTAATCCGGTATTTGCTGGCCTATGCGCAGGAGCTGAATCCGCGCACGCTGGCCTTGCGCCTGACCGCCTTGTCGCAATGGCATAGCTATCAGGGATTTCGCGATCCGGCGTCCACGCCGACGGTGCGCAAAACGATGTCCGGCATTCAGCGCCTGCACGGCAAGCCGAAAAAGAAGGCCAAGGCCTTGCCGTTGGAAGATATGCAGCGCATCGCCGCCCATCTGGCCAGCCTGGATACGCTGAAAGCGCGGCGCGACAATGCGCTGCTGCAACTGGGATTTTTCGGCGCGTACCGGCGCAGCGAGCTGTCCACGCTGGAAGTGGCCCATATCGCGTGGCAAGCGGAAGGCATCGTCATTACGCTGCCACGCTCGAAAACCGATCAGCTGGGCGAGGGCGTGGTCAAGGCAATACCCTATGGCGACGGCGCGTGCTGCCCGGCGACCGCCTTGCGCACCTGGCTGGAGGCGGCCGGGATTCAATCCGGGCCGCTGTTCCGTACCATCAGCAAATGGGGCGCGGTCGGCGCCAGGGCGCTACATGCGGGCAGCATCAACACAGTGCTGGAGGATAGCGCCAAGCAGGCCGGGCTCGATTATGTGCCGGACTTATCCAGCCACAGCTTGCGGCGCGGCATGGCCACCAGCGCGCACCGCGCCGGCGCCGATTTCCTGTCCATCAAGCGCCAGGGCGGCTGGCGCCATGACGGCACGGTGCATGGCTATATCGAGGAAGCGGGACGTTTCGACGACAATGCGGCCGGCAGCCTGCTGCGGCCCAAGCGGCCCGGATGA
- a CDS encoding DNA-binding protein — protein sequence MARSGILYSHVIKAAALVLADGRNPTVDNVRAALGGTGSKSTIAPLLKRWKEEHQETPPETEHGLPAALVEALTSLYQKMQQDVARQLETAREEQRVTLLAASEQVKKAETELKQLTGVKAALSAELGATQAALEQLKEEHHHRAVTLATLHSDNVGLHQRLADRADEIGALNRQLAQVRVQFEHYQEAAATQRIEERQAAEQRQDRLEQDNNVLQQRLAGQQAALAQQSVQIGQLQEEQARLLAAAALVHDELAALRPERDRLAFQLRQALDNGQVLAGKLDTAQEALTVSRMACAAQEKQLEMLAASLAAASRREQQLLQEQSGLIRHNAALLVQVGQAPPPEAT from the coding sequence ATGGCCCGCTCCGGCATCCTGTACTCGCATGTCATCAAAGCCGCCGCGCTGGTGCTGGCCGATGGCAGGAATCCCACCGTCGACAATGTGCGCGCGGCGCTGGGCGGCACCGGCAGCAAAAGCACCATCGCTCCGCTGCTCAAGCGCTGGAAGGAAGAACACCAGGAAACCCCGCCGGAAACGGAACATGGCTTGCCGGCGGCACTGGTCGAGGCGCTCACCAGCCTGTACCAGAAAATGCAGCAAGACGTTGCCAGGCAGTTGGAAACAGCCCGCGAAGAACAGCGCGTAACGCTGCTGGCGGCAAGTGAACAAGTCAAAAAAGCGGAAACCGAGCTGAAACAGCTGACGGGCGTCAAGGCAGCGCTGTCGGCCGAACTGGGCGCGACCCAGGCCGCGCTGGAACAACTGAAGGAAGAGCACCATCACCGCGCCGTCACGCTGGCGACCTTGCATAGCGATAACGTCGGCTTGCACCAGCGGCTGGCCGACCGCGCAGACGAGATTGGCGCGCTGAACCGGCAACTGGCCCAGGTACGGGTGCAATTCGAGCACTACCAGGAAGCGGCAGCGACACAACGAATCGAAGAACGCCAGGCGGCGGAACAGCGGCAAGACCGGCTGGAGCAAGACAATAACGTCTTGCAGCAGCGCCTGGCCGGCCAGCAAGCGGCATTGGCACAGCAAAGCGTGCAAATCGGCCAGTTACAGGAGGAACAGGCGCGCTTGCTCGCGGCGGCCGCGCTGGTCCACGATGAATTGGCGGCGTTGCGGCCGGAGCGGGATCGCTTGGCCTTCCAGCTCCGGCAGGCGCTGGATAACGGTCAAGTACTGGCCGGCAAGCTCGATACCGCCCAGGAAGCGCTGACGGTATCGCGCATGGCGTGCGCCGCGCAAGAAAAACAGCTGGAGATGCTGGCCGCCAGCCTGGCGGCGGCAAGCCGGCGCGAACAGCAACTGCTGCAAGAACAATCAGGGCTGATACGGCACAACGCGGCGCTGCTGGTCCAGGTCGGGCAAGCGCCGCCGCCGGAAGCTACTTGA
- a CDS encoding PAAR domain-containing protein, with protein MSQPVIRVGDKTSHGGEVLSGSAAFLIDGKPVARVGDKVSCPLHPTETVINSGSSAYLTDGQPTARHGDSTACGATLIGSQSVYLIK; from the coding sequence ATGAGCCAGCCTGTAATCCGTGTCGGCGACAAAACTTCGCATGGCGGCGAAGTGTTGTCCGGCAGCGCAGCATTCTTGATCGACGGCAAGCCGGTAGCGCGTGTCGGCGACAAGGTCAGCTGTCCGCTGCACCCGACCGAAACCGTCATCAATAGCGGCAGTTCCGCCTATCTGACCGATGGTCAGCCGACCGCGCGCCATGGCGACAGCACCGCCTGCGGCGCCACGCTGATCGGCAGCCAGTCGGTCTACCTGATCAAGTAG
- a CDS encoding LysM peptidoglycan-binding domain-containing protein: MAIDYNVFYTREKGKAYKDEQIETYSNYRKPIDHSPGRLAGNSRIWGDIAIERQRKIIDAVVVAARGAGFNTRRLALLLAMVKIESGFNLDAAAGTTSASSLGQFIKRTGAAFGLNDDNRFDLAANVSALVEYYIYNEDIVKDRGKSDIWVYKYHHDGPTSDYGGEKLAVNKFAPLANRYQEALSVGHALSIVDPSGAPIKDAHIKLTQNGKTAMLKTDENGFLPKFCANPELGKLNVYIQKASEEFKQIGEIALSKFESAWTIVAPKQRSTVKTHVHEAHAGAAPGDGQSHKVKKGETLSGIARGAGCTYLQIAKLNNIAAPYLLHPGQILKMPDAKKKPPAAKPAAAPAKPASAPAQPPAPASRTAAPAATKPAASAPEPKKEPAKPALAASAPVVTEKRSAQTSHPEAQVTKVALSHKNEAAIAYALKHKKASSIGYCLRHVKNALWKSGFYKDYPGCQYAKDFGPFLKKAGFANLLETRPGTDLNSAPLGAIVIYWPVESQTYTNAKSKKTEVIAGHIEIKCTEGYVSDFLAKRPTYSMNPKTLVSPKSSKYGVTFKVTGIWYKDE, encoded by the coding sequence ATGGCAATCGACTACAACGTCTTTTATACGCGTGAAAAAGGGAAGGCGTACAAGGACGAGCAAATTGAAACGTATTCCAATTACCGCAAGCCGATCGATCACAGTCCCGGCCGGCTGGCGGGCAATTCCCGGATCTGGGGCGACATCGCCATCGAACGGCAGCGCAAGATCATCGATGCGGTGGTGGTCGCCGCGCGCGGCGCCGGCTTTAATACCCGGCGCCTGGCCTTGCTGCTGGCGATGGTCAAGATCGAGTCGGGCTTCAACCTGGATGCGGCGGCCGGCACTACCTCGGCCAGCAGTCTCGGGCAATTCATCAAGAGGACCGGCGCGGCGTTCGGCTTGAACGACGACAACCGCTTTGACCTGGCGGCGAATGTATCGGCGCTGGTCGAGTACTATATCTATAACGAGGATATCGTCAAGGATCGCGGCAAGTCCGATATCTGGGTCTATAAATACCACCATGACGGACCGACTTCCGATTACGGCGGCGAAAAGCTGGCGGTGAATAAATTCGCGCCGCTGGCCAACCGTTATCAGGAAGCGCTGAGCGTCGGCCATGCGCTGAGCATCGTCGATCCCAGCGGCGCGCCGATCAAGGATGCGCACATCAAGCTGACGCAAAATGGCAAGACGGCGATGCTGAAAACCGATGAAAACGGTTTTTTGCCCAAGTTTTGCGCCAATCCGGAACTGGGCAAGCTGAATGTCTATATTCAGAAGGCGTCGGAAGAATTCAAGCAGATCGGCGAAATCGCATTGTCCAAGTTCGAGTCGGCATGGACCATCGTCGCGCCTAAGCAAAGAAGCACCGTCAAGACCCATGTGCATGAAGCGCACGCGGGCGCCGCGCCGGGCGATGGCCAGAGCCACAAGGTCAAGAAGGGCGAAACGCTGTCCGGCATCGCGCGCGGAGCCGGTTGCACTTATCTGCAGATCGCCAAGCTGAACAATATTGCGGCGCCGTATTTGCTGCATCCCGGCCAAATCTTGAAAATGCCGGATGCGAAGAAGAAGCCGCCGGCGGCCAAGCCTGCTGCGGCACCGGCCAAGCCTGCTTCGGCGCCAGCGCAGCCGCCCGCGCCGGCGTCCAGAACGGCTGCGCCTGCCGCGACCAAGCCCGCAGCCAGTGCACCGGAGCCGAAGAAAGAGCCTGCCAAGCCGGCGCTGGCCGCCAGCGCGCCGGTCGTGACCGAAAAGCGCAGTGCCCAAACCAGCCATCCGGAAGCGCAAGTGACAAAGGTGGCGCTGTCGCATAAAAACGAGGCGGCGATCGCCTATGCCTTGAAGCATAAAAAAGCGAGTTCCATCGGATATTGTTTGCGGCATGTAAAAAACGCGCTGTGGAAGAGCGGTTTTTACAAGGATTATCCTGGCTGCCAATATGCGAAAGACTTTGGTCCGTTCTTGAAGAAAGCCGGATTTGCCAACTTGCTGGAAACCAGGCCGGGCACCGATTTGAATAGCGCTCCGCTGGGGGCGATCGTTATTTATTGGCCTGTCGAATCGCAGACGTATACGAATGCCAAAAGCAAGAAAACCGAGGTGATCGCCGGGCATATCGAAATAAAATGCACAGAGGGTTATGTCAGCGATTTTCTGGCCAAGCGGCCGACATACTCGATGAACCCTAAAACGCTGGTGTCGCCAAAATCATCCAAATATGGCGTGACATTCAAGGTCACCGGCATTTGGTACAAGGATGAATGA
- a CDS encoding type VI secretion system Vgr family protein, translated as MSSFPTLSTLAQDRQHKRILRLSFPHNDGPSALLLANRLEADESLSRDFEFTVEVLSDNAEIALKDVQGKMVTIELVRGDGRLRYFNGYVFAFRLDKTDGALVFYTMTLKPWLAYLTLRKNNYLFHGRTLFQQAEKIFADYGTHADWDSRVGGPDPAMTMACQFDEDDHNYLHRRWEAAGWFYWYEHRADGHQLIISDDSVHAAPVDGAAPGIAYQRHAGSKSEDGIGDWAATRGIVAGQAALSSFNFKQPVPGHVHVPTLNRQGEVLDIESYEYAGAYGYGTLKGGEALARLRMEEIETRGKQFDAGGNNRFVMPGRWFALTGHFSFGSDDGKNEFLVVSVRHRASNNYLQNALEPSDYSNRLTCVRKSVAWRPGRGFNSIDSKIHGPQTAIVTGPADQEIHTDEYGRVRVRFHWDRNEGHGDQGSAWVRVASSWAGGNFGAVSLPRVGQEVLVQWLDSNPDRPIITGRVFNSDNMAPWELPTQQALSGIRSSELRGGGHNGGRNNHLLMDDTAGQIQAVLSSDHYRSQLSLGYLTRVRGTAGRDDHRGEGYELRTDGWGALRAAKGILLTAWGQAVQDSGTTQQDNTEGADTLRAVLDSAENRSKAAAMASEQRGDKKHGHRGLDTQKPLNDAGWSLAQPIVFITAPDGVATSTPKSIVQAAGQDLGSYAAGNLDMTAGEVMSFSAAKGLQQHVERGGMSTALSHGDYFLHVQDGKTEVVSKKGIMLEAKSGDIVLKTRGGSIVLTESGEILIKGAKEAHDIAGKIELGAAQVVNAGSVGAPPESSFWGQMNIGKFSQQMVFADVLHQVAGKAAGYAYKILTKDGAVLKTGTLDEEGKTERVFTEDMEELHVEIDVNQGKWQILEDIRHEIDELTDDTVDTFSAVGVDVLAEQAKLPPDVVKGLFMDDGKVDPTSTAMLLLQAKLKLPLDTIIGILKKPGRIKPLEILGDMAERTATQMVEERINDTSAKLVALLDGVWNGGDIPGGVEKLFEKANTLRRQAMNRREPTEHMTDLDFGQEFAVLSEMDTHPVDFDVLPSDHRSELA; from the coding sequence ATGAGTTCGTTCCCGACATTATCGACCCTGGCCCAGGATCGCCAACACAAGCGCATCTTGCGTTTGTCGTTTCCCCACAATGACGGACCTTCGGCGCTGTTGCTGGCCAACCGGCTTGAAGCAGACGAAAGTTTGTCGCGCGATTTCGAGTTCACGGTGGAAGTGTTGAGCGATAACGCCGAAATCGCCTTAAAAGATGTGCAGGGCAAGATGGTCACCATCGAATTGGTGCGCGGCGATGGCAGATTGCGCTATTTTAATGGCTATGTGTTTGCATTCCGCCTCGATAAAACCGATGGCGCGCTGGTGTTTTATACGATGACCCTGAAGCCGTGGCTGGCATACCTGACATTACGCAAGAATAATTATCTGTTCCACGGCCGTACGCTGTTCCAGCAAGCCGAAAAGATCTTTGCCGACTATGGCACGCATGCCGACTGGGATAGCCGGGTCGGCGGCCCCGATCCGGCGATGACGATGGCGTGCCAGTTCGATGAAGACGACCACAATTATCTGCACCGGCGCTGGGAAGCGGCCGGCTGGTTTTATTGGTATGAACACCGCGCCGACGGCCATCAATTGATCATTTCCGACGATTCGGTGCACGCCGCGCCGGTCGATGGCGCCGCTCCCGGCATCGCTTACCAGCGTCACGCCGGCTCCAAAAGCGAGGACGGCATCGGCGACTGGGCCGCGACGCGCGGCATCGTCGCGGGGCAGGCCGCCTTGTCGAGTTTTAATTTCAAGCAGCCGGTGCCGGGCCATGTCCATGTGCCGACGCTGAACCGGCAGGGCGAGGTGCTCGATATCGAGTCGTATGAATATGCCGGCGCCTACGGCTACGGCACGCTGAAGGGCGGCGAAGCGCTGGCCCGCTTGCGGATGGAAGAAATCGAAACCCGCGGCAAGCAATTCGATGCCGGCGGCAACAACCGTTTTGTGATGCCGGGCCGCTGGTTCGCGCTGACCGGCCATTTCAGCTTTGGCAGCGACGACGGCAAGAATGAATTCCTGGTGGTATCGGTACGCCACCGGGCCAGTAATAATTATTTGCAAAACGCGCTGGAACCGTCCGACTACAGCAACCGCCTGACGTGCGTGCGCAAGAGCGTGGCGTGGCGTCCGGGGCGCGGTTTTAACAGCATCGACAGCAAGATCCACGGCCCGCAAACGGCGATCGTCACCGGCCCGGCCGACCAGGAAATCCATACCGACGAATACGGCAGGGTGCGCGTGCGTTTCCACTGGGACCGCAACGAAGGCCATGGCGACCAAGGGTCGGCGTGGGTGCGGGTCGCGTCGAGCTGGGCCGGCGGCAATTTCGGCGCCGTGTCGCTGCCGCGCGTCGGCCAGGAAGTGCTGGTGCAATGGCTCGATTCGAATCCCGACCGGCCCATCATCACCGGCCGTGTGTTTAATAGCGACAATATGGCGCCGTGGGAATTGCCGACCCAGCAAGCGCTGTCGGGCATCCGCAGCAGTGAATTACGCGGCGGTGGCCATAATGGCGGGCGCAACAACCATTTATTGATGGACGATACGGCCGGGCAAATCCAGGCCGTGCTGTCGTCCGACCATTACCGTAGCCAGTTGAGCCTGGGCTACCTGACCCGCGTGCGCGGCACCGCCGGCCGCGACGACCATCGCGGTGAAGGCTATGAATTGCGCACCGATGGCTGGGGCGCCTTGCGCGCCGCCAAGGGCATCTTGCTGACCGCGTGGGGCCAGGCGGTGCAGGACAGCGGCACCACCCAGCAAGACAATACCGAAGGCGCCGACACCTTGCGCGCGGTGCTCGACAGCGCCGAAAACCGCAGCAAGGCGGCGGCGATGGCCAGCGAGCAGCGCGGCGATAAAAAACATGGCCACCGCGGCCTGGACACCCAGAAACCGCTGAACGACGCCGGCTGGTCGCTGGCGCAGCCTATCGTGTTTATTACCGCGCCCGACGGCGTGGCCACCAGCACGCCGAAAAGCATCGTGCAGGCGGCCGGCCAGGACCTCGGCAGCTATGCCGCCGGCAACCTGGACATGACGGCCGGCGAGGTGATGTCGTTCAGCGCGGCCAAGGGCTTGCAGCAGCACGTCGAGCGCGGCGGCATGTCGACCGCGCTGAGCCATGGCGATTATTTTCTCCATGTGCAGGACGGCAAGACTGAAGTCGTGTCGAAAAAAGGCATCATGCTGGAAGCGAAAAGCGGCGATATCGTGCTCAAGACCAGGGGCGGCAGCATCGTGCTGACCGAAAGCGGCGAGATCCTGATCAAGGGCGCCAAGGAAGCCCATGATATCGCCGGCAAGATCGAACTGGGCGCGGCCCAGGTGGTCAACGCCGGTTCGGTCGGCGCGCCGCCGGAAAGCAGTTTCTGGGGCCAGATGAATATCGGCAAGTTCAGCCAGCAAATGGTGTTTGCCGATGTGCTGCACCAGGTCGCCGGCAAGGCCGCCGGTTATGCATACAAGATCTTGACCAAGGATGGCGCGGTGCTCAAGACCGGCACGCTGGACGAGGAGGGCAAGACCGAGCGGGTATTCACCGAGGACATGGAAGAATTGCATGTCGAAATCGATGTGAACCAGGGCAAGTGGCAAATCCTGGAAGATATCCGCCACGAAATCGATGAACTGACCGATGACACCGTCGATACCTTCTCGGCGGTCGGCGTGGATGTGCTGGCCGAGCAGGCCAAGTTGCCGCCCGACGTGGTCAAGGGCTTGTTCATGGACGATGGCAAGGTCGACCCGACGTCGACCGCGATGCTGCTGTTGCAAGCGAAGCTGAAACTGCCGCTCGATACCATCATCGGCATCCTCAAGAAACCAGGCCGTATCAAGCCGCTGGAAATACTGGGCGACATGGCCGAGCGCACCGCCACCCAGATGGTCGAGGAGCGCATCAACGACACCAGCGCCAAGCTGGTGGCGTTGCTGGATGGCGTATGGAATGGCGGCGATATCCCGGGCGGCGTCGAAAAACTGTTTGAAAAAGCCAATACGCTGCGGCGCCAGGCGATGAACCGCCGCGAACCGACCGAGCACATGACCGATCTCGATTTTGGCCAGGAGTTTGCGGTCTTGTCCGAGATGGACACGCACCCGGTCGATTTTGATGTGCTGCCATCCGATCACCGCAGCGAACTGGCGTAG
- a CDS encoding EAL domain-containing protein — protein MHDPDPALVKRLLAGGDSPDSLHALRRDAGLSALAIEPRSKIAARLRSEHIMLLPLGALMAAFLVGVVVWLSRRRLSPLAELQIAVEQREFVVHYQPIVALKTGVCIGAEALVRWRRPDGAMVRPDLFIPLAEDSGLILPITDQVVAAVIHELKDMLLADRNVHIAVNLCASDIESGRILPVLQRELAGTGIETQQIWLEATERGFLRADAARATLQRARDLGHAVAIDDFGTGYSSLSNLQSLPLDALKIDKSFVDTVGTDAATSSVTPHIIDIAKTLGLQIVAEGIETQAQADYLLARGVEFGQGWLYAKALPADQFLLFYQNNSQS, from the coding sequence ATGCACGATCCCGATCCGGCGCTGGTCAAACGCCTGTTGGCTGGCGGCGACAGTCCCGACAGCCTGCATGCGCTGCGGCGCGACGCCGGCCTGAGCGCGCTGGCGATCGAACCGCGCAGCAAGATCGCGGCGCGCCTGCGCAGCGAGCACATCATGCTGCTGCCGCTGGGCGCGCTGATGGCGGCCTTCCTGGTCGGCGTGGTGGTGTGGCTGTCGCGGCGGCGCCTGTCGCCGCTGGCGGAATTGCAAATTGCTGTCGAGCAGCGCGAATTCGTCGTGCATTACCAGCCCATCGTCGCCTTGAAAACCGGCGTGTGCATCGGCGCCGAGGCGCTGGTGCGCTGGCGGCGGCCGGATGGCGCCATGGTGCGGCCGGACCTGTTCATTCCGCTGGCAGAAGATAGCGGCCTGATCTTGCCGATCACCGACCAGGTGGTCGCCGCCGTGATACATGAATTGAAGGACATGCTGCTGGCCGACCGGAATGTGCACATCGCCGTCAACCTGTGCGCCAGCGATATCGAAAGCGGGCGCATCTTGCCGGTGCTGCAACGGGAGCTGGCCGGCACCGGCATCGAGACGCAGCAAATCTGGCTGGAAGCGACCGAACGGGGCTTTTTGCGGGCCGATGCGGCGCGGGCCACGCTGCAGCGCGCGCGGGATCTGGGCCATGCGGTCGCGATCGACGATTTCGGCACCGGTTATTCCAGCCTGTCGAATTTGCAAAGCCTGCCGCTCGATGCGCTCAAAATCGACAAATCGTTTGTCGACACCGTCGGCACCGACGCGGCCACCAGCAGCGTGACGCCGCATATCATCGATATCGCCAAGACGCTGGGCTTGCAAATTGTCGCCGAAGGGATAGAAACCCAGGCCCAGGCCGATTACCTGCTGGCGCGCGGCGTCGAATTCGGCCAGGGCTGGTTATACGCCAAGGCGCTGCCGGCGGACCAATTCCTGTTGTTTTATCAAAACAACAGTCAATCGTAA
- a CDS encoding MFS transporter, whose amino-acid sequence MMNSKQRWTLYTCSGVCALIMLDTNVVAVSLPSIARSLNASFVDVEWVVSAYMLAFASFLLPAGSIADQLGRKRVMLAGLGVFALASLFCGLAWTTLVLNLARAVKGIGAALLLTSALAVIGNTFHDEKERLHAWSVWGACMGAAMTVAPLLGGLITSAINWRWIFYLNLPVVAVLIHLVRRHVTESKDDNGASFDPLGAGLFSGGLFCIIWGLIDGSVAGWHSATTMLRFGAGALLLCIFIVAELMQRAAMIDLHLFRHPRFVGAVIGMFGYAISAQVLMTFLPLYLQNAFLYSAVAAGCAMLPFALAMVVFSRLSPFAGRWLGDRGMLTLGLLIVAAGNVATGLAATLLSYWMVAVGMTVTGAGAGLLNGTTQKAILGCIPPERSGMGSGISTTTRFVGIVLAVGGLGGVLATHTSQAFERLVAGQGIVSSSELIGRIVAGNAAQAFDYLPVALQPVARAAAKSAFIDGFASVLYLAGVLALCAAVLVFALAGQKTAHGNPGAAVAK is encoded by the coding sequence ATGATGAATTCCAAACAACGATGGACCTTGTACACCTGTTCCGGCGTGTGCGCGTTGATCATGCTGGACACCAATGTGGTGGCGGTCTCGCTGCCGTCGATCGCGCGCTCGCTGAACGCCAGTTTTGTCGATGTGGAATGGGTGGTCAGTGCCTATATGCTGGCGTTCGCGTCATTTTTACTACCGGCCGGCAGCATCGCCGACCAATTGGGCCGCAAGCGGGTGATGCTGGCCGGACTCGGCGTATTCGCGCTGGCGTCGCTGTTTTGCGGCCTGGCGTGGACCACGTTGGTGCTGAACCTGGCGCGCGCCGTCAAAGGCATCGGCGCCGCCTTGCTGCTGACGTCGGCGCTGGCGGTGATCGGCAACACCTTTCACGATGAAAAAGAACGTTTGCACGCGTGGTCGGTGTGGGGCGCCTGCATGGGCGCGGCGATGACGGTCGCGCCCTTGCTGGGCGGCTTGATCACCAGCGCCATCAACTGGCGCTGGATTTTCTACCTGAACTTGCCGGTGGTCGCCGTGCTGATCCACCTGGTTCGGCGGCATGTGACGGAATCGAAGGATGACAACGGCGCCAGCTTCGATCCGCTGGGCGCCGGCCTGTTCAGCGGCGGACTGTTTTGCATCATCTGGGGCTTGATCGACGGCAGCGTGGCCGGCTGGCACAGCGCCACCACCATGCTGCGCTTCGGTGCCGGCGCGCTGTTGCTGTGCATATTCATCGTGGCCGAGCTGATGCAGCGCGCGGCCATGATCGATTTACACCTGTTCCGCCATCCACGCTTTGTCGGCGCCGTGATCGGCATGTTCGGTTACGCCATCTCGGCGCAAGTGCTGATGACCTTCTTGCCGCTGTATTTGCAGAATGCGTTTCTGTATTCCGCCGTCGCGGCCGGCTGCGCCATGTTGCCGTTCGCGCTGGCGATGGTGGTGTTTTCGCGGCTCAGCCCGTTCGCCGGACGCTGGCTGGGCGACCGCGGCATGCTGACGCTGGGCTTGCTGATCGTGGCGGCCGGCAATGTCGCCACCGGGCTGGCGGCCACGCTGCTGTCGTACTGGATGGTGGCGGTGGGCATGACGGTGACCGGCGCCGGCGCCGGATTATTGAACGGCACTACCCAAAAGGCGATCCTCGGCTGCATTCCGCCGGAACGCAGCGGCATGGGTTCCGGCATCAGCACCACCACCCGTTTTGTCGGCATCGTGCTGGCGGTCGGCGGCCTGGGCGGCGTGCTGGCGACGCATACGTCGCAAGCGTTCGAGCGGCTGGTCGCAGGGCAGGGCATCGTATCGTCGTCCGAACTGATCGGCCGCATCGTGGCCGGCAATGCGGCCCAGGCTTTCGACTATTTACCGGTCGCATTGCAGCCGGTGGCGCGCGCGGCGGCGAAAAGCGCATTCATCGACGGCTTCGCCAGCGTGCTGTACCTGGCCGGCGTATTGGCGCTGTGCGCCGCCGTGCTGGTGTTTGCACTGGCCGGCCAAAAAACGGCGCATGGCAATCCTGGCGCCGCTGTGGCGAAATAA
- a CDS encoding LysR family transcriptional regulator, with protein sequence MELRHFRCFLAVARLLHFSRAAAELGMSPPALSKQIQEAENQLGTRLFNRSKRSVALTSAGQLFEIEAQRALQQFELAQEVARRAGRGELGRLELGYVASAAYAGVLQQQFALFRRSHPGIELRSKEYPMELLPELLDQHRLDLAFVRPPMAYPEGIDSVVLLRDRFVVALRDDSPLALLGDIAPARLSQEAFIVPEQELGTAQVSQRGGFTARISDRPGSLLAVLTEVSLGAGCAVVPFSVVDHVRLPGVCYREIAGPPIASEIAAAFRRHEKAPAALAFINQIKRMPAA encoded by the coding sequence ATGGAATTGCGGCATTTTCGATGCTTCCTGGCAGTGGCACGCTTGCTGCATTTCAGCCGTGCGGCGGCCGAACTGGGCATGTCGCCGCCGGCGTTGAGCAAGCAAATCCAGGAAGCCGAGAACCAACTGGGCACGCGGCTGTTCAACCGCAGCAAGCGTTCGGTGGCCCTGACGTCCGCCGGCCAGTTATTCGAGATCGAGGCGCAGCGCGCGCTGCAACAGTTTGAACTGGCGCAAGAAGTGGCGCGGCGCGCCGGACGCGGCGAACTGGGTCGGCTGGAACTCGGTTATGTGGCGTCGGCCGCCTATGCCGGCGTGCTGCAGCAACAATTCGCGCTGTTCCGGCGCAGCCATCCGGGCATCGAACTGCGTTCCAAGGAGTACCCGATGGAATTGTTGCCGGAGTTGCTGGACCAACACCGGCTCGACCTGGCCTTTGTGCGGCCGCCGATGGCCTATCCGGAAGGAATCGACAGCGTGGTGTTGCTGCGCGACCGTTTTGTCGTCGCCTTGCGCGACGACAGTCCGCTGGCCTTACTCGGCGACATTGCGCCGGCCCGGCTCAGCCAGGAAGCGTTCATCGTGCCGGAACAGGAACTGGGCACGGCGCAAGTGAGCCAGCGCGGCGGATTTACCGCGCGCATCAGCGACCGGCCCGGCAGCCTGCTGGCGGTGCTGACCGAAGTATCGCTGGGCGCCGGCTGCGCGGTGGTGCCGTTTTCCGTGGTCGATCATGTGCGCCTGCCGGGCGTGTGCTACCGCGAAATCGCCGGCCCGCCAATTGCTTCGGAAATCGCCGCCGCGTTCCGGCGCCATGAAAAGGCGCCGGCGGCGCTGGCCTTCATCAACCAGATCAAGCGCATGCCGGCCGCGTGA